CTAGCTGCTgctatttcaaatttaacttgGAACATTTAATGTGTCTGGACATTTGTGCACGGTCATGAACGAtgttatcgttttttgaacgccctggacgataatatcgctttCTGGACGATCATtactgacgatattgaccctGAAGAAATTTCGCCTCTCCACAATTAAAGGGGGGTGAACACAACCCCGTTCAAGACAGcgtcattttttgtgttgacaatttttgtggtggcacaaaatttttgaaattcgttcAGTTTTTCGTTGgaacacaaatatttgtgcCATCACGAATATTTAGGCTGACCACAATTTTTCTTAGTTCGGTTCAGTTTCATCCAAGATCTCAACTCAATTTAAcacgttgccggttattgtgacttgtcaactgcaggcacaccggaaagtgctaagggagtcgaggaaACGTGAAGGTTTGCGTGCTTCATATGATGCACGGGAGCGGGAAACACATGAtagtgctaagggagtcgaggaaACGTGAAGGTTCGCGTGCTTCATATGATGCACGGGAGCGGGAAACACATGAtagtgctaagggagtcgaggaaACGTGAAGGTTCGCGTGCTTCAAATGATGCACGGGAAGCGGGAAACACATGAtagtgctaagggagtcgaggaaACGTGAAGGTTCGCGTGCTTCATATGATGCACGGGAGCGGGAAACACATGATAGTGCTAAGGGAGTTGAGGAAACGTGAAGGTTCGCGTGCTTCATATGATGCACGGGAGCGGGAAACACATGACTTCTGTATTACGAAACATCGGGTTCACCAGATCGTGTTAAGCTGATAAATCTAGATCTAGAGGGGCAGACTGCTGATGTCGAAACCCTTTCCTAATTGGACtagaaattgatttacttACCGGAACGTAGGAATTTTATTCAGCAATGTATCTAACACCGTCACATCACCCTTTAGCGGAGCATGATTCGCTTCGATCTCCTGTCGTATTGCTGACATACTCATATTGAAAAGTCTTTGAATTTCTGTATTTCCTCGAACACCGTTACGTTCTGCAAACACAATAGGAATCATGTAAATATGCAGGTGGTGGCGTAACCAGCAAAATGGACAAACAAATATTACCTGGCCAAAGTAGCACTAAGCTCTGATACAATGCCAACTCAGTTTCGGTTAGCTTCAGTTCGGCAATACTTTTTGCAGTCTCAAATATGCACGCaaccaatttcatttcgaaacaGTCGGACGTGTAGAAGGCTTCTTGCGGCAGCAATACATCGCCATAGAGGACAGCGTTCTGTGCCAGATCCATCAGTCGAGACATTCGAACAATGGCCAATTCGAATGAACCAGTTTTCAGCAGCAAAATCTACAAAATAGTTGACGGATGGGAAGAGaggcaacaacaaaaaatagaaaatcgtcCAACAGAAACAGTGTCGATTTTCGAACAggaaaagagagagagagagaaaaaaatgagaaaaaaaatcgaattaatgtttagaaaatcgaattttgaaaagtaaatttgaaaattgaaaatttgaaatttttttcgttttttttttaaatcgctaaaattcacctgatCATCTTGACTCAGTCGCATAAATCCGGGTATGAGTTTGGCGAATTCAATGATATTCTGTATCATTGCTGTCAGCTTTTCAGCACAATCTAACCAGAGATCTTCCTGTCcaagatttttgtaataaagTATCCGGGATACGTCCTGcggaaaaatgaagaaattttatttttcggttctCGTCCGTACCATTCTGGCGTTCATTCTAAAGAAAGCAGAAACTGATGGCCATTACGAATGTCAGTGGACTTGGAGACAAGTCACATATAAATGTCATGAAGCGCCGTGGGATTAAAATTCTAACAAGCTGTGACTACGCTGCCGTGTTAAGCAAAAACATCGCATGTCTTTCCGCATTAGCTTTtaagagctttcgaaagcttctGTGAGCTTTGAGCTTCTTTTGGATTCCATTCGAAAAGTGGAACATTCCattggaaatgaaaagaagctcaaagctcacaaaagctttcgaaagctcttaAAAGTTAATGCGGAAAGACGTGCGATGTTTTTGCTTAACACGGCAGTACGGCTGACAAGAATTCAAAATTGAGAGAATTAAAACGTTAGCCGATTCGAACCACAAAGAGTTAAAACTCCAAGGGATTAACGTCCATTCCGAAAGCATGTCATGAAACATAATTTCTTGACAGGGCGTGACAGTCATATATAGTGACATAATGCCGTGTTAAGCCGAAACACCGTGTCACATTTGTGGCTTTGCTTTAAAAGAACTTTTGAgagctttaagcttctttTGCATTCCATTGAATTaatccacttttccaatggAATCCAAAAGAAGCTCAAAGCATTTGAAAGCTCTCCGAAGCACACAAACATTGCGATACGTTGTTTTGGCTTAACACGGCAACTGGACATCACATGGAAAGACTAGTCAGTTAGGAAACACCTGCATGTGGTAAATTAACTTAAATTTACCTCAGTGTTGCGCAGCCAGGTGGCTTTCAAATGATCGCACAATCAATAAGATTCGAAGTCATGGAAATTGTTGACTTTAACTGATTTTTCTCATAATTGTTTGTGTCATAAAGACTGCTAGCTCCCCAGCAATGACAGTGGTTTTCTAAAAGTTTGTTATTTTACATGACATAATGGCCCAATTTAACAAACTCCAGAGAATTGAGAGTTGTAGAGATTTGAACTCCGAAGGATTAGAAGTACGAATGATTAAGTAGAGGTTAAAGTCAAATTGAACTTTCATGTCATTATGCACGGTATGCATGAATATTACTGGCAAATCATTTGCACACCCCAAAAAAAAGCTTGAAAGTTCTAAGAACTGACGCTCGTGACCATTAAAAAGCTTTTTAGCACTAAATCTTTTTAGTACTAAAGCTTTTTAGTACTAAAGCTTTTTAGTACTAAAGCTTTTTAGTACTAAAGCTTTTTAGTACTAAAGCTTTTTAGTACTAAAGCTTTTTAGTACTAAAGCTTTTTAGTACTAAAGCTCGTCAGTGCCGAAACGCTTACGTAGCTTTCTTTAACTCAAAATCATCTCTTACCTGTGGCTTTCTGAACATCTCGTGCACTATATCCAGCTTTAGATTTGTATTAGCATGCGCCTCAGCTAAGGTCTTTATTAGCACCGCATTTATGTCACCTTCACCTAAAAGAAAATGACAAAACGAAGACAACAATGAGATTCCAGCAAATGAATAACCATTTAGTATGCTGCGCTGGGTGCAAAGCATGTGCGTGATACGTTatcgaacaaaattaattgactACACGAAGGAATGTCGAGTTACAATAAGTACAAACACATGCAACAAGCAGGTAGTTTAAGTCTCGGAATAAGTCACAAATTAAACCTAAAAATGAATGAGCTGAATGGTCCTAATGGCTAACCTGACCTGACTCGGTTGAAGGATTAACCTGACACGGACAGGACCATTCAGGGTAATATAGGACTAGGACGTTCATGTATTACATGTGGCCGCAGATCAAGTTAAAAATCTTAGATCTGTGACTACCATTGCATCAAGTTGACCTGTGTTAAAACTTGTAAATTTCTGACCCATTCCGAGCTTTATATCGAAACGAAACTTAAAGCTAAAAATTGGCAAACCAAATAGATGGAAGAGAAGCACATTGATCGCTACAAATCAAACATATTTACACAGACACAATGGACACACATAATATCACAAGAAACACAAAGaggaaatgtaaaaaattaaatttaaaaaaaattacaaaataatcaaTCGGAGACgacaaacaaataaatcttCGGCTCCAAAAATAcgataaatgaaaatacaaaaaaaatagtaaaagaACAAAGGACACACGAGAAACGgtatgccaaaaaaaattgataaaatggaTGCGCACATTACATGGAATCgacaacacaataaaaaacaataacagcaacagcagcagcagcaagcAAGATAcacgtttcatttttcttgtttttttgtctttgttttggtttttaatCAACACACATCCATATACATACCCCAGCGTGTATGTGAATCACAGGAACTATCATCCTCGCCAAAGGACAATTGTGTTATCGGAGTATTTTGCTGTTGCATTTGATTGCCTGTACTAGTATTCGAATCGGTATGGCAACAGTCAGATGGTGTTCCTCGCCGCAGCGAGTTGCCTAGAAAATCTGTTGCATTTGAATCGGAACTTTGacgaaagttttgtttttttttttggttttgttttgttgtaagaaacaaaagacaaacgaaaataatcgaaaaatgatcaaaatgaTGTGATAGGGAAAACgtttaacgaaaatcaaaatcattcaGAGACGAACGAACCAATGAATTCTTCCTCGTCATTTACATGGCCCAGAAGCACTGAATGCGCTAAAATTCACTAGAAATGGTTGGGTGTGCTTTTTCTATAATAATGATGATTGATTCGGCGTGTTTCATATGTAAGGTGAGTTACAGCTGCAGGCAACATTATTGTTACATTTTCTTACTAAAATATGGAGTGATTCGTAGGGCACTCAGAACAAATGTTTCAGTTCTGTATGTGGTTGGAAGGCGTAAAATAGTTTAGCTAGATCGTGGTTTCTTTCACAGCCTCGCTTTCGATTCATCACGAAAACTTTAGAAAGTCCAATGCTTAGCACAACATATCGGAAAAGGAGTACTAAATAGCTAGCTGATTTTCTGAGAGGCTTCTGTACTCATTGACTCATTAATGTCTGATTTCCTTGCTAAAACATTTCGTTCttcaagaattatttttgcttaTCAAACTTATTTGTCAGTTCCAGCAACTGGAGTAACAGGTCTGAAGGGTACTAAACTCATCTAAACTTAGAGCGTGGGCTGTGTAGATCTATACACCAATACAGGTCATGATTGTACGGACCGAGGACGGAGTTAAGCATACTCATgtgaaattttatataaatacagACCGACTTGACGCTGTACTAGAACGTACTAAAATGTGGCCTAGTATCGAACAAATCCCACAATCTATTGATCGGACACTACACCAGGgaccagggactatttttgagtattttttgaagcaattttttagaaatcaatttctcaaaatagttTCTGCAGTTGACCTACACGAGTTTAGCGTACTAAAGGCAACTTTTGTTGTTCTAACAGTTTTAGTACAAAACCCTCGATAAAACCCATTTACAACAATACATTTGAAACGCCGGATGTGGCGAGACGGATTGTATTTATGGCTACATTTCAGATTTATCAATTTTGAGGTTTTAGTACTTTTAGCACACTCAATTATCAATGGAAATTGAGCAaatttttcagtattttttttgaagacgacttgacaaacattttagataATCAAAATGTCTCCTTCGAGACAGAAATAGCAATATTTGACACTGAGTGAGGTGCGGGAAACGAGGAAAAGTAGGAATTGGAAATTGAAGCTTTGAAGGTGGAATCTACAGACTATTTTTCACTTATTGCTTTTGGCAACTGCcactttttgtgtgtgtaaaaTTGAGATTGATCAGCCTATTAACACCGAGACTGTCAGCCACTTTTCCTTGGCTCGAAAAGCTGACATTAAAAATCAATTGGGTGGGAAATTCGAGagaaatcaaataaacaagaaaaaagaaggaaaaatcgaccaaacatttcaaaacaaaaacagataAACCAACGAAAATTCAATACACTTTCtcaaatgaaaaactaaaGAACGACTTATCGTCGGGGACAACCAACATAAACAGGACAGAAATTATAAGCGAAACCGGTGTTTTaagaaccgaaaaatatttttgttttttctttgtttttgtttaaaagttaatttgaaatttcatattttcacctGCACCAATCCCACTCAATCCACTATTATTCTGAACAAGATTCGGATTCACCATTTGACTACCCGGCGaatgtaaaaatgttgttgaatCGACATAACTTCCAACGAGATTATCAACATTGCCCAACGATTCCTGTTTTATGGTCACAATGGTGCTGTTCGCACCGCTATTTGTGTTAGTGGTTTGAGAATTATTACCACCACCTACGACACCCGAAACGACAGCAGCTGAGCCACTGCCGCCACTACCACCGCTTGCGGCACTCTGTTGTGTCTGTTGCGACTGTTGTTGGGTGGTGGGCGACAGggtttgctgttgttgttgttgaccACTATTACTACCTCCACCATTGCTTGTTACTCGTGGCATGCGAATATCCGACATAGAAACCGTTCGATGTGTGGTGGGTGAATTACTTTTATCTGGAAattggaaagttttttttttgttgtcggtTTTGGTTGTGTcggtttttttgtttattttttgggGAATTTTTGTTCTCTGTTGGTCTTTTCTGTGTGAATACCTTCACCTCTCGCTCTCGAACATTGGCTCATTTTTGattcaaaggaaaaattcaaaaaaaaaattggaaagaaaaacgGAGACAAATTCGACAGAGCTCACAATACACACGACGTACAGTGTGTGGTCGCATGTTAAAATAATCACGAAAAGGCGAACCAAAGCAACTAAAAAAGAAGATAAACCAACGTAACCAGATCCCGTTTCTGGCCCAGACTTCAAACAAATATAATTCTGTGTGTTGAACGGAAAAAGTTGAGTCATGCAGGGGATGTCTTCGGTACAACGGAAAAGTTATCAAAATGTAAACCCGAAAAAATAGCTGGGGCTTCTAGTATCTGAGGGAGAACCGGGTGCTTAGTGAATGATCGCTCAAACGAATCGATTCTACAGATCGTGAATGAAGAAAGGGATTTGTCTGTGAACCGTTTCACCAGGCTCATGATTTGTACTCTCGTAGTGTGAAAGAAGTAATCTGCTGTTGATCATCTCTCTTCCTGATGTTTTGTAATTGTAAAATTCAATTGGGTGAACTCATAGGCACTGGAGACTTTAATTAACACGTTCTGAATTGGAAGCCGGAAAAGTCTGGTGGTAACGATCTCCAACCGGAGAGAAGACACTGTATGAAAGTCGGTTCAGTCCAGAGTGTGCTGTGAAAATGTGACGTGAACATGAATAATCTATTGCTCGGAACGCTATTGAGCTGACCTGAAGCCGATATAAGAAGAACTGATTTGAATCAGGTCAGATGCAGGCTGAACCTGACTCTGAAATTCTTATTTCAGGTCCGGTAACATCACAGGTTAGCGTGGAAGTAAATGAGGGCGAACTGAACCTAATCGGACGATAAATGTATCGCACTGTTGCTCGTACTGAGTATACGGGCTCGTGTGGAGGCATTCTTTTGAGAAACGACCTTTCGAATGAATTTCCCATGGAATTATTATGTCTGCCTAGATAGCTATTGGTGTGGGGTGTCGctagaaaggtaatttcatgTGCTCCCGAGGCAAGTACGGTCTTATGAGGGaatggaaaaatatgaaaagttgaaGTGTTTCAGTGATCACATTTCATCGAAGATGGTTCCAAACTCTCATAAGACTCTATTTGCTCTGAAAGAACATGAAATTACCTGTCTAAtcacaccccacacgaccctgtacgtctcgtgtacctcgagaaatttctgcaAGAAAAGTGAATGTTTTCGGATTTTAATCACCTCTCGCTGGCCACACAAGCATCGAGGATTATTTATGAAAGGGGTTTTGGCTTTAAGGGACCAATCGgggacaaataaaaaatttcaaggaaaaatacatttgattTCGATCGGAAATTGTTGCAGTTAGAGTTGCTACAGAGGACGTCAGTCAGTCCACTTTAAACTTTTGATCGTAGCCCTGACGAAAGACTTGCCAAGACTTGTGCAGCGACAAAATTTCTCAGTGACGAAATGGGAAGTCTTTGACGTTATTGTGCAGGTTTTCATAGGACTGTTTAGCGATTGCTGAAGGAGCACTGCAAGGAAAATAAGACGTCTACGCACACTGAATTTGATCAGATGATTGCTGATGATGAGATGATTGACGAAGTGAGGAAGAAATCAGCGGAATAACGGGAAATGTTAACTAAAATTCGGTGTCATAATAGGGCTGCTGCATACAGTTGAGAATCAGGCCATAGTGGTGTACGTTACGTGTGTAGGTTAAGTATAAgtggaaatttttaaaattaaaatcaaaagaaaagaaaaacaaacgaatCAGACGTCGTCGGTTTTCTGTACAACATTTCGTCGATAAACTCcgacgaaacgaaaaattaaccgaaaaagaaaagaaaaaagaagataAACAACCGTGCGCTGTGTGAATATAGAACATCTCATTCGCACCCTTAAAtgctttcttttctttgcttCATTTTCTcttgcattttctttttgttgaaatgaataaaacaaaaatcataaaacgAGAAACTGTTCGACTCAATTTCCACATGTCATATACTTACTGTGTCCGCCGATAAAGTCTGAATCTATTATCGTACTCCTCGGTTCATACGTTGTTGTACTGTCCACATAATCGGCCGATATATCGTAGCCCATTGTTTGCGGTGTCGTTACTGATTGCGAATAGCCATAGGGACTGGAGTAGCCCACTTCATTCGAGTAATATCTAAAAACAGTAAAACAGAGGAAGTGAGTGAGTGAGACGGGTCTTCGTAGCCGGACTTTGCGTTTCATGCAATCTCCCAGAATCTTACCCGTTGTTATATCCATGATGTAATTGATCACTGCTGGATGGTGTTTGTGTATCGAACACCGAACTGTCGGGAGCTGCGTCGTTTTGCGCTCGCATTTGAGCTCTGTGAAACCGCACCTCGTCCTCCACCTTCTCTCGTTGTTTCTTTGACATTCTTCCGAATTTCACAGCTAAAAGAGAACAAGAAAACTGTTTAGAAAACTGGAAGTTCAGCTGGCCCATCACAGCAAGagagaaaatttgggaaaaataTTGTGAGATTGTGAGGCTTAATGTCTACATGGAGTTGATTCAACCGTATATTAGGAAGAGGGTTGATTcacccaaagtatataaacactgaaggtaatgctaATTCGCAGTTAGACCCGGATCCatactttcaggtgaatttaggtccgtcatgttgcacaagtctaagttagacaacattacgaaaatgaattcactcAAAAATGTGGACCCAAAATAACTCTGATCCGATGAGGGTCAAAATAAGATCAAAATAAGAGATTTAAGCAGTGAAGGGTCATTTTCTGCCATTTTCACTAAAAACATTGACAGGATGAATCATGTGCCACTCTCTGTTCTGTCTGTATAACTGTCAGGATGGTCGGGATGTTAAGGCTCATAGACGTTTCAATACAATAGATTGTGGTGAGTACAATActgaaatgttggaaaaatatGTCAACACTAATGTCAAATGCTATAGTTTTCCgataattttgacatttccaGGTTTTTTAAACGTCAAAGCACAGTAATTTAATGCGGTTGGTATTAAAATGTTAGTTACTATATTGGCCCTTCCCTCAAATCACCCAAAAAATCTTATGTGCTTTTAATGATTTGAAATACACGAGTGCGGCCCTGTATACCCTTCTGTGTTTacataatttgcataaacaTGGAATGAAGCACGGATCATCATTTTAGTAGTGCTTTCATTCCCGCAACTCCCCTATGTTTTAGTATACTAAAAATGATGTTAAAAAGCACTCAGGAATGTGAAGTGAAAAACGTCATGGTTCATCGTTGTTTTCGCGATGGTGACAATTTTCGGCTTAGTCAGTTTGGGATCATCCATAACGGACGTCTTCTTTTTCCAGTGCTGCCAGCAGATTAAAATCATCAATAACTCATTAAATATATGTTTTTATGAGTCAAAAGTGTGTTTTACCATCccaatagatcagtgtcaaatagcggtACTTCTCTCTAAAACAgtgtcaaataagttgtcaatttcacaaagctaacctcaaacaatgacagcttcatataattttttttaatattgtggttagctttgtgaaaatgagaGCTTATTTGAcgtctcaaacgacattgacaatgatctattagGGGATATATttgaaattcaacaaaattcattggAAAAGCATGAATTTGCGTTGTTTTTCCATAGAATTCATTTGATTCGGCTAAGAATAGTCTATTGTGACACCAGATAGTAGTTCTAACGGATTTTAACCTGACTCTACCGACcttttattacaatttataGAGCAAGAGAAcatccataaaggacgtccgcaATTCAGTGTTGTCAGACAAAgtaataactcgagaaatacgcATGGTGCATTTGAAGGGGTCGGTCATACATTTGACACTTCAGAATATCATATTGGCATTTGAGGTAGGGGGCGACACTTTCCACAAAGAAATGAATTATGGAACACCAAAGGAAAATACTAACCGCACAGATCATTTActgtcaaaatgtatgaacgaATCTAGTTTTTGTCGACTGtaattaaattgttgcctGAGAGTCACAAGAATTGAATAACTCagataaaatcgaaattctccatacattttgacaGAAAGTGATCTTTGCGTTCCATACAATTTAGTGACAATAAAGCGACATCTGTAGCCCGAAAACAAGACGGCAAATCATGGAGTTATCAATGGTTTGAGACCAGTAAGGCAACACTGAATTGTGAACGTCGTCTATGAATGTCCCCCAacaaaatatgacaaaatcGCCTCCAGTGAAACATTTTAATCGATTTGAAGAACAAATTCGTTGCATTGCTCTCATCACTACCGCTGTCCTAATAACCGACGACGCTACTTTCATATTGAATTAATAACGCAACAGATTGTGTCCCATATATTGGATTAAGTTTGCCTTTTGTTTgagaaatcaaaaaacttttttcttctaatcAAAAATCGTATTCAAAGAAAACGGTTCAGCAGAACGCACAGCACGGTGTCtatgaaaaatcaatgaaaaactaTCGCAATATGGAAGTTTATGGAGTTTCCGCACCTCCTCATGATCATACAATAATGAAACGAAGACAATGGCGTAGAACTGACGCTATGAATGAGAAGATATTATCGGTAACCGAAAAGTATAAGTTTTT
The sequence above is a segment of the Bradysia coprophila strain Holo2 unplaced genomic scaffold, BU_Bcop_v1 contig_70, whole genome shotgun sequence genome. Coding sequences within it:
- the LOC119083775 gene encoding probable nuclear hormone receptor HR3 isoform X9, whose product is MSRDAVKFGRMSKKQREKVEDEVRFHRAQMRAQNDAAPDSSVFDTQTPSSSDQLHHGYNNGYYSNEVGYSSPYGYSQSVTTPQTMGYDISADYVDSTTTYEPRSTIIDSDFIGGHNKSNSPTTHRTVSMSDIRMPRVTSNGGGSNSGQQQQQQTLSPTTQQQSQQTQQSAASGGSGGSGSAAVVSGVVGGGNNSQTTNTNSGANSTIVTIKQESLGNVDNLVGSYVDSTTFLHSPGSQMVNPNLVQNNSGLSGIGADFLGNSLRRGTPSDCCHTDSNTSTGNQMQQQNTPITQLSFGEDDSSCDSHTRWGEGDINAVLIKTLAEAHANTNLKLDIVHEMFRKPQDVSRILYYKNLGQEDLWLDCAEKLTAMIQNIIEFAKLIPGFMRLSQDDQILLLKTGSFELAIVRMSRLMDLAQNAVLYGDVLLPQEAFYTSDCFEMKLVACIFETAKSIAELKLTETELALYQSLVLLWPERNGVRGNTEIQRLFNMSMSAIRQEIEANHAPLKGDVTVLDTLLNKIPTFRELSLMHMEALSKFKLEHTHCIFPALYKELFSIDSQQDFT
- the LOC119083775 gene encoding probable nuclear hormone receptor HR3 isoform X8, which codes for MTAQIEIIPCKVCGDKSSGVHYGVITCEGCKGFFRRSQSSVVNYQCPRNKQCVVDRVNRNRCQYCRLQKCLKLGMSRDAVKFGRMSKKQREKVEDEVRFHRAQMRAQNDAAPDSSVFDTQTPSSSDQLHHGYNNGYYSNEVGYSSPYGYSQSVTTPQTMGYDISADYVDSTTTYEPRSTIIDSDFIGGHNKSNSPTTHRTVSMSDIRMPRVTSNGGGSNSGQQQQQQTLSPTTQQQSQQTQQSAASGGSGGSGSAAVVSGVVGGGNNSQTTNTNSGANSTIVTIKQESLGNVDNLVGSYVDSTTFLHSPGSQMVNPNLVQNNSGLSGIGADFLGNSLRRGTPSDCCHTDSNTSTGNQMQQQNTPITQLSFGEDDSSCDSHTRWGEGDINAVLIKTLAEAHANTNLKLDIVHEMFRKPQDVSRILYYKNLGQEDLWLDCAEKLTAMIQNIIEFAKLIPGFMRLSQDDQILLLKTGSFELAIVRMSRLMDLAQNAVLYGDVLLPQEAFYTSDCFEMKLVACIFETAKSIAELKLTETELALYQSLVLLWPERNGVRGNTEIQRLFNMSMSAIRQEIEANHAPLKGDVTVLDTLLNKIPTFRELSLMHMEALSKFKLEHTHCIFPALYKELFSIDSQQDFT
- the LOC119083775 gene encoding probable nuclear hormone receptor HR3 isoform X10; protein product: MYTSRMFDMWSQTKLEAHTPPLQTNVQANNAQTQSSGSIKAQIEIIPCKVCGDKSSGVHYGVITCEGCKGFFRRSQSSVVNYQCPRNKQCVVDRVNRNRCQYCRLQKCLKLGMSRDAVKFGRMSKKQREKVEDEVRFHRAQMRAQNDAAPDSSVFDTQTPSSSDQLHHGYNNGYYSNEVGYSSPYGYSQSVTTPQTMGYDISADYVDSTTTYEPRSTIIDSDFIGGHSEGDINAVLIKTLAEAHANTNLKLDIVHEMFRKPQDVSRILYYKNLGQEDLWLDCAEKLTAMIQNIIEFAKLIPGFMRLSQDDQILLLKTGSFELAIVRMSRLMDLAQNAVLYGDVLLPQEAFYTSDCFEMKLVACIFETAKSIAELKLTETELALYQSLVLLWPERNGVRGNTEIQRLFNMSMSAIRQEIEANHAPLKGDVTVLDTLLNKIPTFRELSLMHMEALSKFKLEHTHCIFPALYKELFSIDSQQDFT
- the LOC119083775 gene encoding probable nuclear hormone receptor HR3 isoform X5, giving the protein MYTSRMFDMWSQTKLEAHTPPLQTNVQANNAQTQSSGSIKAQIEIIPCKVCGDKSSGVHYGVITCEGCKGFFRRSQSSVVNYQCPRNKQCVVDRVNRNRCQYCRLQKCLKLGMSRDAVKFGRMSKKQREKVEDEVRFHRAQMRAQNDAAPDSSVFDTQTPSSSDQLHHGYNNGYYSNEVGYSSPYGYSQSVTTPQTMGYDISADYVDSTTTYEPRSTIIDSDFIGGHNKSNSPTTHRTVSMSDIRMPRVTSNGGGSNSGQQQQQQTLSPTTQQQSQQTQQSAASGGSGGSGSAAVVSGVVGGGNNSQTTNTNSGANSTIVTIKQESLGNVDNLVGSYVDSTTFLHSPGSQMVNPNLVQNNSGLSGIGADFLGNSLRRGTPSDCCHTDSNTSTGNQMQQQNTPITQLSFGEDDSSCDSHTRWGEGDINAVLIKTLAEAHANTNLKLDIVHEMFRKPQDVSRILYYKNLGQEDLWLDCAEKLTAMIQNIIEFAKLIPGFMRLSQDDQILLLKTGSFELAIVRMSRLMDLAQNAVLYGDVLLPQEAFYTSDCFEMKLVACIFETAKSIAELKLTETELALYQSLVLLWPERNGVRGNTEIQRLFNMSMSAIRQEIEANHAPLKGDVTVLDTLLNKIPTFRELSLMHMEALSKFKLEHTHCIFPALYKELFSIDSQQDFT